Proteins co-encoded in one Psychromonas sp. L1A2 genomic window:
- a CDS encoding lipoprotein-releasing ABC transporter permease subunit yields the protein MFYPLSVFIGLRYTKSKRNNQFVSFVSLFSTGGIILGVLALITVLSVMNGFEGELKQRILGAIPHAKLTNQSQTIDNWQQRIDLIPSESSVVSIEPMINAEAILQSKTGLQGVKIEGIYPEKYGSKTVQDNIIIGSIDDLKASEYNIIIGDQLANKLGVRLGDKVRVTSTRGVRYTPLGQVPSQRNFTIAGFFNVGSDVDQYLVLMHAEDAARLIRINTNQVTDLRFYFNDPFAVESWQPPALNDNEMIIDWRSTHGELFAAVKMEKNMIWLLLCLIIAVAAFNILSSSVMVVTDKSAEVAILKTLGIQASTINFIFIIQGAFSGIIGALIGTGLGLLLSTYINEVMTFLGLHLLANASGGARILPVVHEPIQIVSIMFGAMFLSLLATLYPAYRAGKVSPVEALRYE from the coding sequence ATGTTTTATCCTTTAAGTGTATTTATCGGTTTGCGATATACAAAATCTAAACGTAATAATCAATTTGTCTCGTTTGTTTCTTTATTTTCTACTGGCGGCATTATTTTAGGTGTTTTAGCCTTAATTACTGTTTTGTCGGTGATGAATGGTTTTGAAGGTGAACTAAAGCAACGAATTCTTGGTGCTATTCCCCACGCTAAACTAACTAATCAATCTCAAACGATTGATAACTGGCAACAACGTATTGATTTGATACCTTCTGAGTCATCAGTTGTAAGTATTGAGCCTATGATTAATGCTGAAGCGATTTTACAAAGTAAAACAGGATTGCAAGGTGTCAAAATAGAAGGTATTTATCCAGAAAAATACGGAAGTAAAACAGTACAAGATAATATCATTATCGGTAGTATTGATGACTTAAAAGCCAGTGAATACAACATCATTATTGGTGATCAATTAGCAAATAAATTAGGTGTTCGTTTAGGAGATAAAGTTAGAGTGACTTCAACGCGAGGTGTTCGTTATACACCACTTGGCCAAGTTCCTAGCCAACGTAACTTCACTATTGCAGGTTTCTTTAACGTTGGTTCAGATGTCGACCAATATCTAGTGTTAATGCATGCTGAAGATGCTGCTCGATTAATCCGAATCAACACTAATCAAGTGACAGATTTACGTTTTTATTTTAACGATCCTTTTGCCGTTGAGTCTTGGCAGCCTCCTGCACTTAATGATAACGAAATGATTATAGATTGGCGTAGCACTCATGGTGAACTTTTTGCTGCGGTAAAAATGGAAAAAAACATGATTTGGTTATTGTTATGTTTAATCATCGCTGTGGCAGCTTTTAACATATTATCTTCGTCAGTTATGGTGGTGACAGATAAAAGTGCAGAAGTCGCGATTTTAAAAACCTTAGGCATTCAAGCTTCTACCATTAATTTCATTTTTATTATTCAAGGTGCTTTCAGCGGTATTATTGGGGCTTTAATAGGAACAGGTTTAGGTTTGTTATTAAGTACTTATATTAATGAAGTTATGACATTTTTAGGTTTACATTTATTAGCAAATGCCTCAGGAGGCGCACGCATATTACCCGTTGTACATGAACCAATACAAATAGTTTCAATCATGTTTGGTGCTATGTTTTTAAGTTTATTAGCTACTTTATATCCTGCTTATCGTGCAGGTAAAGTGAGCCCAGTAGAGGCATTAAGATATGAATAA
- the lolD gene encoding lipoprotein-releasing ABC transporter ATP-binding protein LolD, with product MNNSIIVCDDLSKVYQEGRLATPVLQGVNLSVDKGELLAIVGTSGSGKSTLLHLLGALDAPTTGNILFNGKNIHQLSSKLQSKWRNQELGFVYQFHHLLSEFSALENVAMPLLIAGESIKSAQKKATELLERVGLSERIEHRPSELSGGERQRVAIARALINKPSLVLADEPTGNLDAKSAESVYQLLKELNTEFGTAFIVVTHDQQLANKLDRQLYMSNGILKDTQ from the coding sequence ATGAATAATTCAATAATAGTATGTGATGATTTAAGTAAAGTTTATCAAGAAGGGCGTTTAGCGACACCGGTACTACAGGGAGTGAACTTATCTGTTGATAAAGGTGAACTACTCGCGATAGTAGGGACATCTGGCTCAGGTAAAAGTACACTTTTACACTTATTAGGTGCGCTTGATGCACCTACAACAGGTAATATTCTTTTTAATGGTAAAAATATACATCAGTTGTCTTCAAAGTTGCAGTCTAAATGGCGTAACCAAGAGCTCGGTTTTGTATACCAATTTCATCACTTATTATCGGAGTTTAGTGCATTAGAAAATGTAGCTATGCCGTTATTGATTGCGGGCGAATCAATAAAATCCGCACAAAAAAAGGCCACTGAATTATTAGAAAGAGTAGGGCTAAGTGAACGGATTGAGCATAGACCTTCTGAGTTGTCAGGGGGAGAAAGGCAGCGTGTTGCTATTGCTCGTGCATTAATTAATAAACCGTCATTGGTGCTTGCAGATGAGCCCACTGGTAATTTAGATGCTAAAAGTGCTGAGTCTGTTTATCAATTATTAAAAGAGTTAAATACTGAATTTGGTACTGCGTTTATTGTTGTCACACATGATCAACAGTTAGCGAATAAATTAGATAGACAGTTATATATGAGTAATGGCATTTTAAAGGATACGCAATAA